One window of the Amycolatopsis mediterranei genome contains the following:
- the metG gene encoding methionine--tRNA ligase, with product MSTPVLTAVAWPYANGPRHIGHVSGFGVPSDVFSRYQRMAGNRVLMVSGTDEHGTPITVQADNENSTPQETADKYTRQIGNDLQGLGLSYDLFTRTTTGNHAEVTQQIFLALHRNGYVVPKTTRGAISPSTGRTLPDRYVEGTCPICGFDGARGDQCDNCGNQLDAAELINPKSRINGETPKFVETEHYFLDLPAFTKTLGDWLSTKTDWRPNVLNFTKNLIDDMRPRPITRDLDWGVKIPLEGWRDQPLKRFYVWFDAVIGYFSASVEWARRSGNPDAWQEWWNNADARSYYFMGKDNITFHAQIWPALLFGHNGEGDKGGEPGKYGKLHLPDEIVSSEFLTMSGSKFSTSRGRVIYVEDFLRDFGPDTLRYFISVAGPETQDTDFTWDEFVRRTNFELANEWGNLVNRSISMAHKNVGAIPRPEAPTAADEDLKALSRKAFDTAGAHLARSRFKLAAAEAMKVVTAANKYLSDQEPWKLKDDPTRRDTVLHTALQVVSDANTLLTPFLPHSAQKVHEALGGTGVWAAQPELKEVDDLDIAGRVNPILTGDYAAEQAKWASTPIEVGKPLAKPSPLFTKLDPALGETGPEWAPIVKD from the coding sequence ATGAGCACCCCTGTGTTGACCGCGGTGGCCTGGCCCTACGCCAACGGCCCCCGCCACATCGGCCACGTGTCCGGATTCGGCGTCCCGTCCGACGTCTTCTCCCGCTACCAGCGAATGGCCGGCAACCGGGTGCTCATGGTCTCCGGCACCGACGAACACGGCACCCCGATCACCGTCCAGGCGGACAACGAGAACTCGACCCCGCAGGAGACCGCGGACAAGTACACCCGCCAGATCGGCAACGACCTGCAGGGTCTCGGGCTGTCCTACGACCTGTTCACCCGGACCACGACCGGCAACCACGCCGAGGTGACGCAGCAGATCTTCCTGGCGCTGCACCGCAACGGCTACGTCGTGCCCAAGACCACGCGCGGCGCGATCAGCCCGTCCACCGGCCGCACGCTGCCCGACCGCTACGTCGAGGGCACCTGCCCGATCTGCGGCTTCGACGGCGCCCGCGGCGACCAGTGCGACAACTGCGGCAACCAGCTCGACGCCGCGGAGCTGATCAACCCGAAGTCGCGGATCAACGGCGAGACGCCGAAGTTCGTCGAGACCGAGCACTACTTCCTCGACCTGCCGGCGTTCACCAAGACCCTCGGCGACTGGCTGTCGACGAAGACCGACTGGCGCCCGAACGTCCTCAACTTCACCAAGAACCTGATCGACGACATGCGGCCCCGGCCGATCACCCGCGACCTCGACTGGGGCGTCAAGATCCCCCTCGAAGGCTGGCGAGACCAGCCGCTGAAGCGGTTCTACGTCTGGTTCGACGCGGTGATCGGGTACTTCTCGGCCAGCGTCGAGTGGGCGCGGCGCTCCGGCAACCCGGACGCGTGGCAGGAGTGGTGGAACAACGCCGACGCCCGGTCGTACTACTTCATGGGCAAGGACAACATCACCTTCCACGCCCAGATCTGGCCGGCGCTGCTGTTCGGCCACAACGGCGAGGGCGACAAGGGCGGCGAGCCCGGCAAGTACGGCAAGCTGCACCTGCCCGACGAGATCGTCTCCAGCGAGTTCCTCACCATGAGCGGCTCGAAGTTCTCGACCTCGCGCGGGCGCGTGATCTACGTCGAGGACTTCCTGCGCGACTTCGGCCCGGACACGCTGCGGTACTTCATCTCGGTCGCCGGCCCGGAGACCCAGGACACCGACTTCACCTGGGACGAGTTCGTCCGCCGGACCAACTTCGAGCTGGCCAACGAGTGGGGCAACCTGGTCAACCGGTCCATCTCGATGGCACACAAGAACGTCGGCGCCATCCCGCGCCCGGAGGCCCCGACGGCGGCCGACGAGGACCTGAAGGCGTTGTCCCGCAAGGCGTTCGACACCGCGGGCGCGCACCTGGCCCGGTCCCGGTTCAAGCTGGCCGCGGCCGAGGCGATGAAGGTCGTCACCGCGGCGAACAAGTACCTCTCCGACCAGGAGCCGTGGAAGCTCAAGGACGACCCCACGCGGCGCGACACCGTGCTGCACACCGCGCTGCAGGTCGTCAGCGACGCGAACACGCTGCTGACGCCGTTCCTGCCGCACTCGGCGCAGAAGGTGCACGAGGCCCTCGGCGGCACCGGTGTCTGGGCGGCCCAGCCGGAGCTCAAGGAGGTCGACGACCTCGACATCGCCGGCCGGGTCAACCCGATCCTCACCGGCGACTACGCGGCCGAGCAGGCGAAGTGGGCGTCGACGCCGATCGAGGTCGGCAAGCCACTGGCCAAGCCGTCGCCGCTGTTCACCAAGCTCGACCCGGCGCTGGGTGAGACCGGCCCGGAGTGGGCACCGATCGTCAAGGATTAA
- a CDS encoding PadR family transcriptional regulator, translated as MSATRLLVLGVVRMYGRAHGYQVRRELLTWSADKWANVQPGSIYHALKKMTAEDLLEQVDVEPGEGGPDRIAYRLTGEGEQEYQVLLSKALSDPQLDHPDLSAAISLMTTLPRARVINLLRHRLVHLEAEQRQAGLMLEELKVNMGLGTPEHVGELYRLWGGITDASLSWLQRLIERLEAGDYVMAGESGEVFGEPPAR; from the coding sequence TTGTCGGCGACACGGTTGCTCGTGCTCGGGGTGGTGCGGATGTACGGCCGCGCGCACGGCTACCAGGTGCGGCGTGAGCTGCTGACCTGGTCGGCGGACAAGTGGGCCAACGTCCAGCCCGGGTCGATCTACCACGCGCTGAAGAAGATGACCGCCGAGGACCTGCTGGAGCAGGTCGACGTCGAACCGGGCGAGGGCGGCCCGGACCGGATCGCCTACCGGCTCACCGGCGAGGGCGAGCAGGAGTACCAGGTGCTGCTCTCGAAGGCGTTGTCCGATCCCCAGCTCGACCACCCCGATCTCTCGGCCGCGATTTCGCTGATGACCACCCTGCCCCGGGCGCGGGTGATCAACCTGCTCCGGCACCGGCTGGTGCACCTGGAAGCCGAGCAGCGGCAGGCGGGCCTGATGCTCGAAGAGCTGAAGGTCAACATGGGACTGGGCACGCCGGAGCACGTGGGCGAGCTGTACCGGCTGTGGGGCGGGATCACCGACGCGAGCCTGAGCTGGTTGCAGCGCCTGATCGAGCGGCTCGAAGCCGGCGACTACGTGATGGCCGGCGAGTCCGGCGAAGTCTTCGGCGAACCGCCCGCCCGGTAA
- a CDS encoding ATP-binding cassette domain-containing protein — MITARGLERRFRRKGRTGGEVHAVKGVDLDVEAGELVGFLGPNGAGKTTTLRMLTTLLKPTAGTATVGGCDLLSDPLGVRKRIGYVAQGGGSAPESKVADELELQGRLYRMSKADAIARGAELAEQLDLTGLDQRLTKTLSGGQRRRLDIALGLIHSPGLVFLDEPSTGLDPQSRANLWDHIRRLRAEQGVTVFLTTHYLDEADALSDRLIVIDDGRIVAEGTPDALKARVNGDRVEVGVEPEQAADAAEIAGRLTGAQELGIDGGEVRFRVPRGDVALPELLRALDAKGIAMLSVQVHRPTLDDVFLTLTGRSLREAEEAGRAA, encoded by the coding sequence ATGATCACGGCACGCGGTCTCGAGCGGCGGTTCCGCCGCAAGGGCCGCACTGGGGGCGAAGTCCACGCGGTGAAGGGCGTCGACCTCGACGTCGAAGCGGGCGAGCTGGTCGGCTTCCTCGGCCCGAACGGCGCCGGGAAGACGACCACGCTGCGCATGCTGACCACGCTGCTCAAGCCGACCGCGGGCACCGCGACCGTCGGCGGCTGCGACCTCCTTTCCGACCCGCTGGGCGTGCGCAAGCGCATCGGGTACGTCGCCCAGGGCGGCGGCAGCGCACCGGAGAGCAAGGTCGCCGACGAGCTGGAGCTGCAGGGCAGGCTCTACCGGATGAGCAAGGCCGACGCGATCGCGCGCGGCGCCGAACTCGCCGAGCAGCTCGACCTGACCGGGCTGGACCAGCGGCTGACCAAGACGTTGTCGGGCGGGCAGCGGCGGCGGCTCGACATCGCGCTCGGGCTGATCCACTCGCCGGGCCTGGTGTTCCTCGACGAGCCGTCGACCGGCCTCGACCCGCAGAGCCGGGCCAACCTGTGGGACCACATCCGCCGGCTGCGCGCCGAACAAGGTGTCACGGTCTTCCTCACCACCCACTACCTCGACGAGGCGGACGCGCTGTCGGATCGGCTGATCGTGATCGACGACGGCCGGATCGTCGCCGAGGGGACGCCGGACGCGCTGAAGGCGCGGGTCAACGGCGACCGCGTCGAAGTGGGAGTCGAGCCCGAGCAGGCCGCGGACGCCGCGGAGATCGCCGGGCGGCTCACGGGCGCACAGGAGCTGGGCATCGACGGCGGCGAGGTCCGGTTCCGGGTCCCGCGCGGCGACGTCGCCCTGCCGGAGCTGCTGCGGGCGCTGGACGCCAAGGGCATCGCGATGCTGTCGGTCCAGGTCCACCGGCCCACGCTCGACGACGTTTTCCTGACCCTCACCGGGCGTTCGCTGCGGGAAGCGGAGGAGGCCGGCCGTGCTGCGTGA
- a CDS encoding ABC transporter permease, whose translation MLRDTWLIFRRDMRAALRNPTWVLIGIMQPLLYLFLFGPLMVRTVQDQGRSELDGWMLLTPALIAQLALFGSSFVGFGLLAEFRSGVVERFRVTPVSRVALLLGKVLANALQTVVQAVLIIVLATLAFPLDAPVGGVLLSLVIVFLLAVSLASCSYALALTLKSEETFPALLNAVLIPLLLLSGILLPITAGRAPDWLYTVSRINPFRHVVDVERNSFGGDLTMDALFTGSVVVLVMAVLSLWWGTRTFQKENA comes from the coding sequence GTGCTGCGTGACACCTGGCTGATCTTCCGCCGCGACATGAGGGCGGCGCTGCGCAACCCGACCTGGGTGCTGATCGGGATCATGCAGCCGCTGCTGTACCTGTTCCTGTTCGGGCCGCTGATGGTCCGGACCGTGCAGGACCAGGGCCGGTCCGAACTGGACGGCTGGATGCTGCTCACCCCGGCGCTCATCGCCCAGCTGGCGCTGTTCGGCAGCTCGTTCGTCGGGTTCGGGCTGCTGGCCGAATTCCGCTCCGGCGTCGTCGAGCGGTTCCGGGTGACCCCGGTCAGCCGGGTCGCGCTGCTGCTGGGCAAGGTGCTGGCCAACGCGCTGCAAACCGTCGTGCAGGCCGTGCTGATCATCGTGCTGGCCACGCTGGCGTTCCCGCTCGACGCACCCGTCGGCGGCGTGCTGCTGAGCCTGGTGATCGTGTTCCTGCTGGCGGTGTCGCTGGCGTCGTGCTCGTACGCGCTGGCGTTGACGCTGAAGAGCGAAGAGACGTTCCCCGCCCTGCTCAACGCGGTGCTCATCCCACTGTTGCTGCTCTCCGGGATCCTGCTGCCGATCACCGCCGGGCGGGCGCCGGACTGGCTCTACACGGTTTCCCGGATCAATCCGTTCCGGCACGTCGTCGACGTCGAGCGGAACAGCTTCGGCGGGGACCTCACGATGGACGCCCTGTTCACGGGCAGTGTCGTGGTGCTGGTGATGGCGGTGTTGTCCCTGTGGTGGGGAACACGGACCTTCCAGAAGGAAAACGCCTGA
- a CDS encoding glycoside hydrolase family 25 protein translates to MTEPESELGISLSHREQVADWQAVRGAQTRFVSVTISENVNWSNPAAERNLAGAQEAGLHAGGRHYARPGAVHDQADFFVRTASRLGAFAPGSLAPALEVAAPSVDDRFVKAWIKHVRHAARIERVLVYADYDCWQHRLHPDRWADSEVVLWLVRHNGIPGRAGWFHSRLGVHQHAYAPDVPGIAAPVEQNAVVYPFTLGDLLL, encoded by the coding sequence GTGACAGAGCCGGAGAGTGAGCTCGGCATCTCGCTGTCGCACCGCGAGCAGGTGGCCGACTGGCAGGCCGTGCGCGGCGCCCAGACCCGGTTCGTGTCGGTGACGATCAGCGAGAACGTCAACTGGAGCAACCCGGCCGCGGAGCGCAACCTGGCCGGTGCGCAGGAAGCCGGGCTGCACGCGGGCGGACGGCACTACGCCCGGCCCGGCGCGGTCCACGACCAGGCGGACTTCTTCGTGCGGACGGCGAGCAGGCTCGGCGCGTTCGCCCCGGGCTCGCTCGCGCCGGCGCTGGAGGTGGCGGCGCCGAGCGTCGACGACCGGTTCGTCAAGGCGTGGATCAAGCACGTCCGGCACGCGGCGCGCATCGAGCGGGTGCTGGTCTACGCCGACTACGACTGCTGGCAGCACCGGCTGCACCCGGACCGCTGGGCCGACAGCGAGGTCGTGCTGTGGCTGGTCCGGCACAACGGCATCCCCGGGCGAGCGGGCTGGTTCCACTCGCGGCTCGGCGTGCACCAGCACGCGTACGCCCCGGACGTGCCCGGCATCGCCGCGCCGGTGGAGCAGAACGCCGTCGTGTACCCGTTCACATTGGGCGACCTGCTGCTCTGA